ATTTGCAGGTGCCTTACGTTCCGGGGGCGGGGGAACTGGCGGTCTTTTGCGGGGCGATGATTGGAGCCGGTCTGGGATTCTTGTGGTTCAACTGCCACCCCGCGCAGATGTTCATGGGCGATACCGGTTCGCTGGCCCTCGGCGGTGCCTTGGGCATTCTTGCCGTGTTGATTCATCAACCGTTTGTGCTGTTGATCGCCGGCGGAGTCTTTGTCCTCGAAGCGGCCTCCGTCGTTTGCCAGACGGGTTATTTCAAATACACGAAGCGGAAGTATGGCGCCGGCCGCCGCATTTTTTTGATGGCGCCGCTGCATCACCATTTCGAGAAGAAAGGCTGGTACGAATCGCAAGTCGTGACCCGATTCTACATCCTCTGCGTGCTCTGTGCCGTGGTCGCGTTGAGCACCTTGAAACTCCGT
This genomic window from Verrucomicrobiota bacterium contains:
- the mraY gene encoding phospho-N-acetylmuramoyl-pentapeptide-transferase; protein product: LQVPYVPGAGELAVFCGAMIGAGLGFLWFNCHPAQMFMGDTGSLALGGALGILAVLIHQPFVLLIAGGVFVLEAASVVCQTGYFKYTKRKYGAGRRIFLMAPLHHHFEKKGWYESQVVTRFYILCVLCAVVALSTLKLR